One genomic region from Synergistaceae bacterium encodes:
- a CDS encoding ABC transporter ATP-binding protein codes for MPKTILQLQNVSKIYGNLKALADINLSVNAGDWLSIMGPSGSGKTTMINIIGCMDTPSAGSVILDGTDISRENAANLTRIRRDKIGLIFQQFHLISYLTAVENVMVAQYYHSMPDEEEALEALAKVGLADRAGHLPAQLSGGEQQRVCIARALINSPQILLGDEPTGNLDEENEGIVVDIFRRLHDEGVTIIVVTHDPEVGDVAQRKIILEHGRIVDDIDQSATFGEALKLKGRHGN; via the coding sequence ATGCCTAAGACAATATTACAGCTTCAGAACGTCTCAAAAATTTACGGTAACCTGAAGGCACTCGCAGACATAAATTTAAGCGTGAATGCGGGCGACTGGCTTTCTATCATGGGTCCGTCAGGGTCAGGGAAAACGACAATGATTAACATAATCGGCTGCATGGATACACCGTCAGCAGGAAGCGTGATACTTGACGGAACGGACATAAGCCGGGAGAATGCCGCGAACCTAACGCGAATCAGGCGCGACAAAATCGGGCTGATATTTCAGCAGTTTCACCTGATAAGCTACCTTACAGCGGTTGAGAATGTCATGGTAGCGCAATATTATCACAGTATGCCCGATGAGGAAGAAGCGTTAGAGGCACTTGCGAAAGTCGGACTCGCTGACAGGGCCGGGCATCTTCCCGCGCAGTTATCCGGCGGGGAACAGCAAAGGGTCTGCATTGCCCGCGCACTGATAAATTCTCCGCAGATACTTTTAGGGGATGAGCCGACCGGAAATCTTGACGAGGAAAACGAGGGGATTGTTGTCGACATCTTCAGGCGACTTCACGATGAGGGCGTAACGATTATCGTTGTTACACATGATCCTGAAGTCGGAGATGTAGCCCAGCGGAAAATTATTCTTGAGCATGGCCGGATAGTTGATGACATTGACCAGTCCGCGACATTCGGGGAGGCACTGAAGCTAAAGGGCAGGCACGGAAATTAG
- a CDS encoding ABC transporter permease, with product MYIRMVAGSLIRRASRLIIAVLAIAIGATILSGLVTIYYDIPEQLGREFRSYGANLIVLPRGEAKITRETLGKLRGLIGEGKIVGMAPYRYQTVKINEQPYIIAGTDLTEAERNSPFWYVEGSWGNSADVSQVMTGREIAQTLGLKLGDSFMVQGVKFGQHAEASRQDLSAEENQKRDSARQNFHRNFTVRGIVSTGGAEEGFIFADIDMLDELIGDTFRADVIECSIVADAEELSALSAKIENEIPELMPRAVRRLTQSQDIVLGKLQALVLLVTVVVLIITMISVYTTMTAMIAERRREIALKKALGAENRLVMGELLGEGVMLGFIGGALGVFLGFEFALRVSLNVFGRGINFQPVLIPATIAIFIIVTVTASIIPVRRVMDIHPAIVLKGE from the coding sequence ATGTATATCCGAATGGTAGCAGGCTCATTGATACGCCGGGCATCACGTCTCATTATCGCGGTGCTTGCAATTGCTATCGGAGCTACGATTCTTTCGGGGCTTGTTACGATATATTACGACATTCCCGAACAGTTAGGGCGCGAATTTCGGTCATACGGCGCGAATCTGATTGTGTTACCGCGAGGCGAGGCGAAAATCACACGTGAGACTCTCGGAAAGTTACGCGGGCTAATCGGCGAGGGGAAAATTGTCGGAATGGCTCCGTACCGCTATCAGACCGTCAAAATCAACGAACAGCCTTACATCATCGCCGGGACTGACCTGACAGAGGCGGAGAGAAACAGCCCGTTCTGGTACGTTGAGGGGAGCTGGGGAAATTCGGCGGATGTCTCGCAGGTCATGACGGGCCGCGAAATAGCGCAGACACTCGGACTCAAGCTCGGCGACTCGTTCATGGTTCAGGGCGTGAAATTCGGTCAACATGCAGAGGCTTCACGGCAGGACTTGTCAGCGGAAGAGAATCAGAAGAGAGACTCGGCGCGTCAGAACTTCCACAGAAATTTTACGGTTAGGGGAATCGTGTCGACAGGGGGAGCGGAAGAGGGATTCATTTTCGCTGACATTGATATGCTTGATGAGTTAATCGGCGACACATTCCGGGCTGACGTTATCGAGTGCAGCATAGTGGCGGACGCTGAAGAACTTTCTGCGCTGTCAGCAAAAATTGAGAATGAAATCCCCGAATTAATGCCCCGCGCCGTGAGGAGGCTCACTCAGTCGCAGGATATAGTGTTGGGAAAATTGCAGGCTCTCGTTCTGCTTGTTACTGTTGTTGTACTCATCATAACAATGATTTCTGTGTATACGACAATGACGGCCATGATTGCGGAACGCAGGAGAGAAATTGCGCTGAAAAAAGCGTTAGGGGCAGAGAATAGACTCGTGATGGGTGAGCTTCTCGGAGAAGGTGTAATGCTCGGCTTCATCGGGGGCGCGTTAGGGGTATTCTTGGGATTCGAGTTTGCCCTGCGTGTAAGCCTTAACGTTTTCGGGCGGGGGATAAACTTTCAGCCCGTCTTAATCCCGGCGACAATCGCAATTTTCATCATCGTCACAGTAACAGCGTCAATAATTCCCGTCCGCAGGGTAATGGATATTCACCCCGCAATAGTCCTTAAAGGAGAATGA